A DNA window from Ranitomeya imitator isolate aRanImi1 chromosome 2, aRanImi1.pri, whole genome shotgun sequence contains the following coding sequences:
- the LOC138667195 gene encoding olfactory receptor 6F1-like — protein MHIFQYNKTTVTEFLLSGFSNFNAMGRYLFPVILTIYIVTISTNMFIIVIVRIDQRLHKPMYFFIGSLSFLEIWYPSVTVPRLMWALMRRKQSISPAGCMTQFYFHFSFGVVENLLLAIMAVDRYIAICRPLRYTVIMNPDTCIKLLLGCWFLGFIIVFVPCLQVSNLSFCSKNKIDHYYCDFAPLIKLSCSDTASAEKLFFGSACFIIFGSFLIISMSYICIIQTAMTFPTSFGRRKAFSTCASHLVVVILFYGTTMFMFIRPTTGDLLHMNKIIPIIPSIITPLLNPIIYTLRNQEVKEAMKKIVQKMS, from the coding sequence ATGCACATATTCCAGTACAACAAAACTACAGTTACAGAATTTCTTCTGTCAGGTTTTTCCAACTTCAATGCAATGGGACGTTACCTCTTCCCTGTTATATTGACTATTTATATTGTTACCATTAGTACCAATATGTTCATCATTGTCATAGTAAGGATTGATCAACGTCTACATAAACCCATGTACTTCTTTATTGGCAGCCTCTCTTTCTTAGAGATCTGGTACCCTTCTGTCACTGTTCCTAGACTAATGTGGGCTCTAATGAGAAGGAAACAATCCATATCTCCAGCCGGTTGCATGACCcagttttatttccatttttctttcGGTGTAGTAGAGAACCTTCTTCTGGCCATCATGGCTGTTGATCGGTACATAGCCATCTGTAGACCTTTAAGGTATACAGTTATCATGAATCCTGACACGTGCATCAAACTTCTGTTAGGATGTTGGTTCTTGGGCTTCATTATAGTATTTGTTCCATGTTTACAGGTCTCAAACCTTTCGTTTTGTTCTAAAAATAAAATTGACCATTATTACTGTGATTTTGCTCCTTTGATCAAGTTGTCCTGCTCTGATACAGCAAGTGCTGAAAAGTTATTTTTTGGCTCTGCCTGTTTTATCATTTTTGGTAGTTTTCTGATAATTTCCATGTCCTATATTTGCATTATTCAGACAGCGATGACATTTCCAACTTCTTTCGGCAGACGTAAGGCATTCTCTACGTGTGCCTCACACTTAGTAGTGGTTATTCTTTTTTATGGTACAACTATGTTCATGTTTATCCGACCAACCACTGGTGACCTACTGCACATGAATAAAATCATACCTATCATCCCGTCCATAATAACTCCTCTTCTCAatcctattatctacactctaaggAATCAAGAGGTGAAAGAAGCCATGAAGAAGATTGTCCAAAAGATGTCATAA